The Microcoleus sp. FACHB-831 sequence ATATTGCAACCGCAGGGGGGGAGACATTGCTTATATGTCGCTCCCTTTCCATTTTGAAGAGCGATCGCCAGTCGATTGCCTCAACCCCTGCAAGACTTACCTATAATTATTGATGTTACGTTCCGAGATAAGTTTGTGACTACCACTCCTCTGCAACCCAGTTCCCAACAAAGTCCCGACGCCGCTGCCCAACGCCCAGACAATCTCGGTCGTTTTGGCAAATTTGGCGGCAAATACGTGCCGGAAACGCTGATGCCTGCTCTGAGCGAACTAGAAGCAGCTTTTGAGCAATACCGCACTGACGCAGATTTCCAACAAGAACTCCAAGGACTATTGCGGGACTATGTAGGGCGACCCAGCCCCCTTTACTTCGCAGAACGCCTAACCGCCCACTACGCCAAACCTGATGGAAGCGGGCCGCAAATTTATCTCAAACGGGAAGATTTAAACCACACTGGCGCTCACAAAATCAACAACGCCCTAGCTCAAGTATTGCTGGCGAAGCGTATGGGCAAGCAGCGCATCATTGCTGAAACTGGTGCTGGTCAGCACGGCGTTGCTACAGCTACCGTTTGCGCTCGGTTCGGTCTGGACTGCATTATCTACATGGGCGTCCACGATATGGAACGGCAAGCGCTCAACGTGTTCCGGATGCGGTTGATGGGGGCAGAGGTGCGACCAGTGGCGGCGGGGACTGGAACCCTAAAGGATGCTACTTCGGAAGCAATTCGCGACTGGGTAACGAATGTAGAAACAACTCACTATATCCTGGGTTCAGTTGCAGGACCGCATCCTTACCCGATGATGGTGCGCGACTTTCATGCAGTAATTGGTACAGAAACTCGCGCCCAAGCCGGGGAAAAATGGGGCGGTTTGCCTGATATCTTACTGGCTTGCGTGGGTGGTGGCTCGAATGCAATGGGCCTATTCCACGAGTTTGTACATGACCCAACCGTGCGTTTGATTGGGATAGAAGCTGCTGGGGAGGGTGTAAATACCGAGAAGCACGCTGCAACTCTGACAATGGGACGAGTGGGCGTGTTGCACGGCGCGATGAGCTATTTGCTGCAAGATGGTGATGGTCAGGTGGTGGAAGCACATTCTATTAGTGCTGGTCTGGACTATCCCGGTGT is a genomic window containing:
- the trpB gene encoding tryptophan synthase subunit beta, producing the protein MTTTPLQPSSQQSPDAAAQRPDNLGRFGKFGGKYVPETLMPALSELEAAFEQYRTDADFQQELQGLLRDYVGRPSPLYFAERLTAHYAKPDGSGPQIYLKREDLNHTGAHKINNALAQVLLAKRMGKQRIIAETGAGQHGVATATVCARFGLDCIIYMGVHDMERQALNVFRMRLMGAEVRPVAAGTGTLKDATSEAIRDWVTNVETTHYILGSVAGPHPYPMMVRDFHAVIGTETRAQAGEKWGGLPDILLACVGGGSNAMGLFHEFVHDPTVRLIGIEAAGEGVNTEKHAATLTMGRVGVLHGAMSYLLQDGDGQVVEAHSISAGLDYPGVGPEHSYLKDLGRAEYYSVTDQQALDAFKRLSQLEGIIPALETSHAIAYLETLCPQLSGNPRIVINCSGRGDKDVNTVAKFLNIGESSQT